CCACTGACCGCGAACGGTCCAATGCGGCATACCTTCTGCGCCAACAGGTTGGACACCAGCAAAATCACCACAAATGCCGTTGTTAAAGCATCAAGATAACGATATCTCTGCATGGGGAAAGACTAGCGCAAGCTGCCTCCACTTTGACACAACCCTCAGGTATTGATAGCGTTGGAGATGGCTTGAGAGCACAAACACCAGTTTGCTTTCGCCCACCAAAGCGTCCCCGTCGTCCAGAGGCCCAGGACACCGCCCTTTCACGGCGGTAACACGGGTTCGAATCCCGTCGGGGACGCCAAATATTTTCAACAACTTCCCGCTTTCGAGCTTCAAAGATGTGGGTGAAGTCAATAAAGATTTCCGCCTTGGATATGTGGTGTTTCTTTGCTCAATCTCCAGAGTCCCTCTGGAGATTGAGCAGGGCCCAGGAAGAACGTTTGCTCCAAGCAGTAGTGTGCATGGATATAGTCACGGAATGGACCGGCATGGTCATGCGGGGTCGTGGGAATATCGGGACCCAGGACCACGTATTTCGCAGGGTGCTTTTGCAAAGCATCGAGAATGAGTTTTACATCCTGGACCGAGGTGAAATCGTCATTGTTCACAAACTCGGCGTGCGTCGGGTTCTCCAGTCCCAGATAAAGGGTCATGGCACTCTGGTTGAACACAATGTCACCAGGGGAGGTCCGCTGCAGGAGCCAACCCATCTCCTGCCATTGTCCCTTATCCGTAAAGGTGATCTTTCCTGTGGGCAGCAAAAGTGGGCGGTGCCATTGCATCTGACGATGAATCGGCAGCCAAATCATGGATGCCACGGAAACGCACCATAACGTGTAGCGTGCAAGCTTACGTACTTCTCCTGGTTGATAGATCATCACGACGCAAAGAAGAAGGGCGGGCGGGGCAACCGTGCAGAGACGGAAGAACGTTGGACCTGAACTGACCGCGAGACAAAGATCGAGCCCCACGAGGTTGAGCAGCACCAACTGCTTTCGCTGGTCCTGCGTCGGTCCATCTTTTATCTTGCTCAAATCACGCAGACTTAGAAAGTAGACATAAGGAACCAGAGAATAGATCACCAAAAAAGGAATCCACCGAACCAAATCCCCAGCACCATGGAGGCGCGGCAACTGATGAAGATAGGTTCTGGGTGAATTGACGGTTCCGGAGAGGCCCGTCAGTGGAAAGATCAAGAGATCGTATACAAGGCGACGGGTTCCTGCCTCGTATGCGTAATAGCCAAGCACACTCGTGCATAGACAGATAAAAGGCAGAAGCAACAGACCGATCTGCTTCCAAAAGCGGACCGTTCCATTGCCCCGCAGGAACACTAAGAAAGCAATGAATGCCAGAAGAGCAAGCGCCCCCTGGACCTGTGTAAACAGCGTTGCTATGCCGCAAAGTCCCCCTGCGACGACGATGCGCCATGATTCCTGTCCTGGCATGAGCACAGCAACAGCCGACAGTGCGGCCAGTGTGCCCCACCAGTGATGCGTGACATCCATAGCGCTACTGAGATCGAAGGCCAGAAAAAGCAGCATCGGCAAAAAAACAGCGGCACCCCGCAGAATCCGCCGCGCGATCGATGTGATGACGAGACAAAGGGATGTGCCAAGCACAATGTGCCAGGCTTCCATGACCCAGCCACGCACACCAAACAACCTGAAACCCAATGCATAAAGGAGTTCGGTGCCCGGAGTTACAAGCTCGAAGAAGTCCCTATAAATAACCTGTCCATGAAGAATGCGGAGGGCACGGGAGAAGAAAAGAATTTCGTCTCCATTCACTGCAAACGGTACTATCGGAACGCGAAATGTCCTGAGATACAAGAAAAGGAGAGCAATGCCGAATGCCAGCAGGTTTGTTCGAGTTGCGTTCGGCAGATCCTTTTCAAATTCCACTTTCAACGTGCTCACAGCATCGTCTCAGCTTTCACGATGGATCTAACGAATGTTCACGCAGCGATCAAGCTGAGTCGCAAGACATACAAGTGTGGATGCGACTTTCTCTCTCTACTACCCTGCGGCAAATTTAGTGCACAAGTGCAACAGATGTGTCTTTGGCTTGTAAGAAAACTGTCACTTCTTCGGCTGGCCGCCTCTTTGTTCAAGAAGCACTTGGTCCCCGTTAGGTCCGAGAGTACTGCGACTCTGCGGATGCCTGGTAACTGACCTCAAGTTGAGGCGTATCCAAGCGCTCATTCATGCGATGTTTCGAATGTAGACTCGCCTCCAGGATGCCCGTAGTCAACAACGCGCGATGGATAGAATAAGGCGCACTGCGTGTCTGATACATCTGCTCGATCTTCGCCGCGAGACATGCAGAATGCGTCTCGTTCGGCGCTGGCGTCATAAAGAATTGGGTTGAGACAATACCGTGGCCCGTCACTCTCGCTGCGATGTTGAAGTCTCGAATCGCTCCGTTTAGCAAGAGCAGCGTGCCGCATGTGCCATCGGTGTATTCGATGCGGACTGCGGCGGGATCCTTGACGAGCTGCGGCAACAGACCGGGAGCGGTTAGATCCTGCGTACGACCGTCCAGCCAGGTCAGCCCCAGTGGTGTATCGCTACGTGAAAGCGCAGAGCTCAGCAGATCCTTCGACCAACGGCCTGCATCTCCTGCTGCCCATACATCGTCGCCTTCGAACAGTTGCACAGCCTTCACGCCTGTCTCGCCCCCCTTGCGCCGCTCCAGCATGCACTGCATCGCTTCAAGCGCGTCAAAGCCCGTGCCCTGCAAGCTGCCGACGCCCACCATTACAGCCTCCTGCACCTTGGCTCCGAATGGGATATCCGTATCCGGCAGACGCCACGTTACCGGCATGGAAGCACCCGCGAGCAGCGGAAACTTGAGACGTTCTGCGGTCTTCACCATGCTCTGCGCTTCGGCGTAGCTGAAGGAGAGCTGCCTGTGGTTGAAGTAAGGAACCGCATGTCCGTCCGTCTCAAAAACCTGGGCACATTGCTGGAAGAAATCGTAGTTCGGCAGCAGGATCTCTCCCCTGTCGTTGCGCGGATACTCGTCATCCTCGATGACCGTCAACACAGCGTCGACGGCAAGGAGGTTTCCGCCACAGCGCAGAGCCTCAGGAATATTACGACAGAGGCGGAAATCAAACTGCTTGGCGCGCGCTTCGCTCAGATCACTCATCGGTCCAAGCTCTTCCAGGGGCGTGACAGGCGGCGGTGGCGGAGTAGCAGCTGGTGCGCGTTTCTCACCCACGCGACGCTGGTCCTCGTGGAGTGCAGGAACCCCCGGCGTAGGGCGGAGCCACGCGGCTTTTAAATTGCCGGACATCGCCTTCTGAAACTCGTTCGGTCCCTCTTCCGCTTTGCGAATTCGCTGATCCACATAGAGCGAGACGACCTTTATCTCCGGCATGTGCCACTCGCCCTCGTGCGGATAACCCACCATGAAACGGTCTGCGATGGTCTGCAAAGCGGAACCCTCACGATAGACGCTGCCAAGGATCGCCAGCCGCAGCGGTCCATTACCAGTCGCCTGGCCGAAGGCGGAGCGCAGCAGTGGACCATTTGCCAACAGAGCAGACGAGAGGGCGGAATAACCTACAAAACGGCGGCGGGTCAGCATCAGCTTCTCCAGTACGAAGATTCGGGGTAAGGTTGGTAGGTTACGGCGGCCAGCTCAGGTGTTTCGATGCGCTTCCCTTTAGCTTCACTTTCGACACCGGCGATCAGAAGCCCACTCGTCAGCAGTGTCCGTTCCACGGGATACTGCGTCTTGCCCGTAAGAAACATCTTCTCCGCGTTATAGACCAGCGGCGTAAAGAAGCTTGCCAACGTGGTGCGACCATCCGGCATTGGTAGATACATCTGTGTAGAGAAGGGCTTTGCCTGTCCTTCAATCTCCGCAGCAAAGGTGAAGTCTCTCACCATCCCGCCGAGGAGAAGCATGGTGCTCTTCAGGCCGTCGCGATGCTGATAGTGATACGCAACCGGATTGGGCACGATGGTCTTCATCTGCTCGATGGTTGGAAGCATGTCCGTAAAAGTCGGAACTGCAGACCGCAACGTCGCGCTTCGACTAAGCGCCGCCTTGACCAGCTTCTGCGACCAGACATTGCTCTCGTACGCCTTCCAAAAGTTATCGCTGCGATACGTCTGCAACCACTCCACACCGGACTCACCGCCCTTGCGCCGCTCCACCATGCACTGCAGCGTCTCCAGGCCATGGAAGTCGTAACTTCCCATCCCGCCGTATCCGATCGAGATCGCTTCTTTTACCGTGGCACCGGTTGGAAACTCGACCGAAGGAACTCTCCACGTCACCGCCAGGCTCGACCCTCCTTGAAAGGGAAAGTTGAGCTCCTTTGAAACCGCGACCATCTTCTTACACCAATCCCACTTCCACGAAAGTTCTTTATCGTTGAAGTAAGGCACGGCACGTCCACTGGCGCGAAAGACGGCGGTAATCTTTTCGAAAAACTCATAGTGAGGATGCATGGTGATGCCTTCGGGGCTCAGCGGATAGTTGCCATGCTCTCCAACGACCACCACTCCATCCACCGCAAGTTTGCCTGTGCCAAGGGTCAACGCGTCTTCAATGGAAGTCGCGATGCGCAGATGCGGATGCCTGCCTGAGCGCTCCTGCGTCAGATCGCCTTCGCCATCGCGCTGGTCCACATAGAGCGAAACCAGGTCCATCTCGGGATGGTGATATGCGCCATTCACTCCGTACCCTTCGAGGAAACGATCCACGATGTGTTGCGGGTGCAGCATTCGCTTATAGGCGGTCACCACGGCTGCAAGCCGCGGACGCTTCGGTGTTGTTTCTGCCATGGACAGAACCTCTTCTGGATGTGCGCTTTGCGACGAAGTATACATACGCCACATAACGAAGCACATAGGAGCTTTGTCCTACGCAAGCTGTACGCCGCAAGTCGTACACTCCAAGAAACCATGCTTACTCGCCGCCGTTTTCTCCGATACGCCGCTGTCGCACCTGTTGCTCTGAGCCCCGCTGTATGGAGTGCCTCACCCTCCGTACCCCAGATCTCCGCACGCGCCATGACCATACACAAGCGCGCGTTGATCTTCGACGGACACGTGCATGCACTGGATCGCGAGTTCTATCACGGTGGAAGTATGGGAACACAAACGACCGTGGGCCAGTGGGACTTGCCACGCGCACGCGAAGGCGGAGTGGGAGCTTTCTTCCTCTCGGTCTTCACTCCGGAGGAGTACTACCCCGCACGATTTGAGACCAAGCAGGCGCTACGCAGAATCGATCACGCGCTGCGTCAGCTGGAGATGAACCGCGATCACGTGGAACTCGCTCTGAACTCCGCCGATATCCAACGCATCCGCGCCAAGGGAAAGATGGCTGCTGTGCTCGATCTCGAAGGCAGCTACGACTTGGACGGCGACCTTGGTGTTCTCCGTGAACTGTACGCGCTCGGTCTGCGCTCTGCACAACTCTCCGCGCACAACTGGAACCAGAACTACGCGGACGCCTGCTGCTCGCCTCCAAAATCGAATGGTCTGAACGATCACGGACGCGATGTGATTCGTGAGATGAATCGGCTGGGCATGGTCATCAACGTCTCTCACTCTTCCGACGAAACGATCTCGCAGGCCATCGATGTAAGCGACGTTCCGGTTGTCGCCACGCATCACGGTCTGCGAACCGTGAACAATATTCCGAGAAACATGCCGGATATTCTGCTGAAGAAGCTCGCTGCGAAGGGCGGCATCTTCGGCTTCCAGATCGGCAGCGAGTTCGCCTACCCCAAGGAATATGACTGGCTCACTGCACAACGGAAGAAGACGTTCTGGGACACCGCGAGCATTCCTGATCGCGTGAAGGGCAAGACAATCTACGAAGTAGATGAGTTGGTTGCACCACAGTTCCCCATGCTCGGCGCACAGGTGCCGGAGTCCGTCATGATGAAAGTGGACGACTGGGTGGCTGTAGTCGATAAAGCAATCGAATTGGTCGGAGAAGACCACGTCGCCATCGGTACAGACTTCGACGGTGGCCCCACGCTCGCACGCGGCATGCGTGACGTACGCGACCTCCCCATGATCACCGATGCAATGCTGCGACGGGGATACTCCGAAGAGCGCATCGATAAATTCTGGGGCGGCAACTTGTTGCGCGTCTTCGGGCAAGTGACGCACGCGTCGAAGACTATAGCTTCCTGAGTCTCTATGCGTCGAGGCTTAGCGTCATATGCCTTTCGCCGTTCGCGAAGCAAGCGCCTCATCCACGGACTTCGTCCACAACGGCATCGTCCACCCGAATATATCCCACAGCTTCGTGCAGTCCAGACGCGAGTTCAGAGGACGCTTCGCGGGCGTCGGGTACTCCGCGGTTGGGATAGGCAGGATCTCGGCGAAGGTCTGATCGGGATAACTTGCCTTTCCAAAAGCCACGATGTGCTTCGCGAAATCGAACCAGGTCGCTTCTCCTGTCCCGGCTGCGTGGTAGACACCGCTCTGGGTCCTCACAAGATCCTCCGCCCTTCGTCCCTCGCCTCCATCTTCCAGTTGACGAACAAGGTAGGCCGTCATCTCCGCCAAATCCGATGCAGAAGTCGGCGCACCATGTTGGTCGTTGATGATCGACAGCTTTTCTTTTTCTCGCGCAAGCTTCG
This genomic stretch from Terriglobus saanensis SP1PR4 harbors:
- a CDS encoding dipeptidase, coding for MLTRRRFLRYAAVAPVALSPAVWSASPSVPQISARAMTIHKRALIFDGHVHALDREFYHGGSMGTQTTVGQWDLPRAREGGVGAFFLSVFTPEEYYPARFETKQALRRIDHALRQLEMNRDHVELALNSADIQRIRAKGKMAAVLDLEGSYDLDGDLGVLRELYALGLRSAQLSAHNWNQNYADACCSPPKSNGLNDHGRDVIREMNRLGMVINVSHSSDETISQAIDVSDVPVVATHHGLRTVNNIPRNMPDILLKKLAAKGGIFGFQIGSEFAYPKEYDWLTAQRKKTFWDTASIPDRVKGKTIYEVDELVAPQFPMLGAQVPESVMMKVDDWVAVVDKAIELVGEDHVAIGTDFDGGPTLARGMRDVRDLPMITDAMLRRGYSEERIDKFWGGNLLRVFGQVTHASKTIAS